One Gemmatimonadales bacterium genomic region harbors:
- a CDS encoding NAD(P)/FAD-dependent oxidoreductase, giving the protein MTLAAGVDAIVIGGSYAGIAASLQLARARRRVLVVDAGIRRNRFAAASHGVLGQDGRPPAAIVADARAQLLAYPTVAWIDGMASEARQAADGFAVTVDGAAYHGRRIVLALGVSDELPAIPGLQERWGVSVFHCPYCHGYELNQGPIGVLATGPMSIHQALLVADWGPTTLLTNGAFEPDEAQVSQLASRGVAIERGRVLRVAGQTADIELGDGSILAFAGLFTMPTTRVSSPIAAQLGCAFEEGPSGSFIGTDPVKATSVAGVFACGDAARAAGSVSLAIGDGAMAGAATHRSLFMPPV; this is encoded by the coding sequence ATGACCCTCGCAGCGGGAGTCGATGCTATCGTGATCGGTGGCAGCTACGCAGGTATCGCCGCATCGCTTCAACTGGCACGTGCGCGACGACGCGTCCTCGTGGTCGATGCCGGGATCCGCAGAAACCGGTTCGCCGCTGCGTCGCACGGCGTCCTGGGACAGGATGGTCGGCCTCCGGCCGCGATCGTCGCGGATGCCCGGGCCCAGTTGCTTGCCTATCCGACGGTGGCCTGGATCGATGGCATGGCTAGCGAGGCACGACAGGCTGCCGACGGGTTTGCTGTCACGGTGGACGGGGCAGCCTACCACGGTAGGCGGATCGTGCTCGCACTGGGCGTCAGCGACGAACTGCCGGCCATTCCTGGCCTTCAGGAACGGTGGGGAGTCAGCGTCTTTCACTGCCCCTACTGCCACGGATACGAACTGAATCAGGGGCCGATCGGCGTGCTGGCCACCGGACCGATGTCGATCCATCAGGCACTGCTGGTTGCCGACTGGGGACCAACGACGCTGTTGACCAATGGAGCGTTCGAGCCGGACGAAGCGCAGGTTTCGCAGCTGGCGTCCCGAGGCGTTGCCATCGAGCGCGGGCGGGTGCTCCGCGTTGCCGGTCAGACAGCTGACATCGAGCTAGGAGACGGAAGCATCCTGGCGTTTGCGGGCCTCTTTACTATGCCGACCACCCGGGTCTCCAGCCCGATTGCCGCTCAGCTCGGCTGCGCGTTCGAGGAGGGACCGTCCGGCTCGTTCATCGGAACCGACCCGGTCAAGGCCACTAGCGTTGCCGGCGTCTTTGCCTGTGGCGACGCGGCGCGGGCGGCTGGATCGGTGTCACTGGCTATCGGAGATGGCGCAATGGCTGGTGCAGCGACTCACAGGTCGCTGTTCATGCCCCCGGTCTGA
- a CDS encoding dipeptidase, translating to MRVLLSLLTIGVAVPGSIASAQVTEAHRELARRVLSTTPLIDGHNDLPWAIRQDPNMTRDVEAYDLRKKTPGHTDIERLRKGMLGGQFWSVYIPGEIRDSGYARVQLEQIDIARRIIEKYPDVLQYCETALCMRQAFAAGRIGSLLGMEGGHAIENSLGALRAFYTLGSRYMTLTHNVTLDWADAASGPARHNGLSRFGEEVVREMNRLGMLVDLSHVSPAVMSDAIRVSEAPVMFSHSNARQLANVPRNVPDSILQKLPANGGVIMVTFVDMFTSQEYADWNSQQSAAVADARRRNPNNAAAQERAVAEWRSKNPRPRVTLSHLADHIDHIRKVASVDNIGIGGDFDGISTVIEGLEDVSTYPALFAELARRGWTETDLRKLAGENILRAFEQAERVAARLQLERPASTKTIQQLDGKA from the coding sequence ATGCGTGTTCTTCTCTCGCTCCTCACCATCGGCGTCGCCGTTCCCGGCTCCATCGCCTCGGCGCAGGTCACCGAAGCGCACCGCGAGCTCGCTCGCCGGGTCTTGAGCACGACCCCGCTGATCGACGGTCATAACGACCTGCCCTGGGCGATCCGGCAGGATCCGAACATGACGAGGGACGTCGAAGCCTACGATCTTCGCAAGAAGACCCCCGGACATACCGACATCGAGCGACTCCGCAAGGGCATGCTCGGCGGGCAGTTCTGGTCAGTCTACATCCCCGGCGAGATTCGCGATTCGGGCTATGCGCGGGTCCAGCTCGAGCAGATCGATATCGCCCGCCGGATCATCGAGAAGTATCCTGACGTGCTCCAGTACTGCGAGACCGCGCTGTGCATGCGCCAGGCGTTTGCCGCCGGCCGGATCGGCTCGCTCCTGGGCATGGAGGGCGGACATGCGATCGAGAACTCTCTGGGCGCCCTCCGCGCATTCTATACTCTGGGCTCGCGTTACATGACGCTGACCCACAACGTGACCCTCGATTGGGCCGACGCCGCGTCCGGGCCGGCCCGGCATAACGGCCTGAGCCGGTTCGGCGAGGAGGTTGTCCGCGAGATGAACCGACTCGGCATGCTGGTCGACCTGTCGCACGTTTCCCCTGCAGTCATGAGCGATGCGATTCGCGTCTCTGAGGCGCCGGTGATGTTCTCGCACTCCAATGCACGCCAGCTGGCCAATGTTCCGCGCAACGTGCCCGACTCGATTCTGCAGAAACTTCCTGCCAACGGCGGCGTGATCATGGTGACGTTCGTCGACATGTTCACCTCGCAGGAGTACGCCGATTGGAACAGCCAGCAATCGGCCGCTGTGGCCGATGCTCGCCGCCGCAACCCGAACAACGCCGCCGCGCAAGAACGCGCGGTCGCGGAGTGGCGTAGCAAGAACCCGCGGCCCAGGGTCACGCTGTCGCACCTCGCAGATCACATCGACCACATCCGTAAGGTCGCGAGCGTCGACAACATTGGCATCGGCGGCGACTTCGACGGCATCTCGACCGTGATCGAGGGCCTGGAAGATGTCTCGACCTATCCGGCCCTCTTCGCAGAACTGGCCCGCCGTGGCTGGACCGAAACCGACCTGCGGAAGCTCGCCGGCGAGAACATTCTGCGCGCCTTCGAGCAGGCGGAACGGGTCGCGGCTCGCTTGCAGCTCGAACGCCCGGCGTCGACCAAGACGATTCAGCAACTCGACGGCAAGGCCTGA
- a CDS encoding D-aminoacylase — protein MIRLTIALLLSVLLVRPAPAQQATFDLIIRNGRVLDGTGNPWIRGDIGIRGDAIAAIGDLSKATARRTIDAQDRYVTPGFIDVHSHAGPGLEDRELGAGLPLLAQGITTVVVNPDGGGPTDLAAQRRRLGTHGIGVNVALMVPHGSVRREVLGMSDRAPSAAELERMRSIVRAGMDAGAFGLSSGPYYAPGSYAKTDELITLAQIAAQHRGVYASHIRDESDYSIGLLGAIEEVIQIAESAKLPGVVTHIKALGPNVWGFSMAAIDRIERARARGVEIFADQYPWDASSTGLSAALVPRWAQVGGDSAMIRRFDDPKERDRLRAEMRVNLARRGGADRLMISRHPAEASLEGRTLAGIAASRNADQVETAIAILRAGGAGVVSFNMIEDDIAAFMRRPWTITSSDGGLVPMGEGVPHPRAYGTFPRKLRLYVKERGVVGLEDAIRSMTALPASVFRMPDRGQIRVGAKADLAVFDLDAVRELATYQNPHQISEGMSYVVVNGAVAFENGRTTSSRHGTVLSRP, from the coding sequence ATGATCCGGCTCACCATCGCGCTCCTGCTGTCAGTCCTGCTGGTCCGGCCCGCGCCGGCCCAGCAAGCGACCTTCGACCTGATCATCCGGAACGGGCGGGTGCTCGACGGCACCGGCAATCCGTGGATCCGGGGCGACATCGGAATTCGCGGCGACGCGATTGCCGCGATCGGTGACCTCTCGAAGGCGACCGCACGTCGGACCATCGATGCGCAGGATCGCTACGTGACGCCTGGTTTCATCGACGTCCACTCCCACGCCGGGCCGGGACTCGAAGATCGCGAGCTCGGCGCGGGGTTGCCGCTGCTTGCGCAGGGCATCACCACTGTTGTCGTCAATCCGGACGGAGGCGGGCCGACCGACCTGGCAGCGCAGCGGCGCCGGCTTGGCACGCATGGCATCGGGGTCAATGTCGCCCTGATGGTACCGCACGGATCGGTTCGGCGTGAAGTGCTCGGCATGTCCGATCGGGCCCCGTCGGCCGCCGAGCTCGAGCGGATGCGCAGTATCGTCCGCGCGGGGATGGATGCGGGTGCGTTCGGGTTGTCGTCCGGACCGTACTATGCACCCGGCAGCTATGCCAAGACAGACGAACTGATCACCCTGGCCCAGATTGCCGCGCAGCACCGCGGGGTCTACGCCAGCCATATCCGCGACGAGAGCGACTACTCGATCGGGCTGCTTGGCGCGATCGAGGAAGTGATTCAGATCGCCGAGAGCGCCAAGCTCCCTGGCGTGGTAACCCATATCAAGGCTCTCGGACCGAACGTCTGGGGCTTCTCCATGGCGGCGATTGATCGGATCGAGCGGGCCCGCGCGCGCGGGGTCGAGATCTTTGCCGATCAGTATCCGTGGGACGCATCGAGCACCGGTTTGTCTGCTGCGCTGGTGCCGCGCTGGGCTCAGGTCGGCGGTGACAGCGCCATGATTCGCCGCTTCGACGACCCCAAGGAGCGCGACCGGCTTCGGGCCGAGATGCGAGTCAATCTCGCGCGGCGCGGTGGCGCGGATCGGTTGATGATCAGCCGGCACCCGGCCGAGGCCTCGCTGGAAGGGAGAACACTGGCGGGGATTGCCGCGTCGCGAAACGCCGACCAGGTCGAGACCGCCATCGCAATTCTCAGAGCGGGCGGCGCCGGGGTCGTGTCCTTCAACATGATCGAAGACGATATTGCTGCATTCATGCGGCGGCCGTGGACCATTACGTCCTCTGATGGCGGGCTGGTGCCGATGGGTGAAGGCGTGCCCCACCCCCGTGCTTACGGCACATTTCCGCGCAAGCTGCGGTTGTATGTCAAGGAGCGTGGTGTGGTCGGGCTGGAAGATGCAATCCGCAGCATGACTGCCCTGCCCGCCTCGGTGTTCCGGATGCCCGACCGCGGCCAGATCCGCGTCGGCGCCAAGGCCGACCTCGCTGTTTTCGACCTCGATGCCGTTCGCGAGCTCGCGACGTACCAGAACCCACACCAGATCTCCGAGGGGATGAGCTACGTCGTGGTCAACGGGGCCGTCGCCTTCGAGAACGGACGCACGACGTCATCCCGGCACGGCACGGTGCTTTCCCGCCCCTGA